One genomic segment of Sminthopsis crassicaudata isolate SCR6 chromosome 4, ASM4859323v1, whole genome shotgun sequence includes these proteins:
- the TMOD4 gene encoding tropomodulin-4 isoform X2, with protein MSSYQKELEKYRDIDEDEILRGLSPEELEQLDYELQEMDPENMLLPAGLRQRDQTKKSPTGPLDREALMQHLERQALETKERDDLVPFTGEKKGKPFIQPKREIPVEEQITLEPELEEALAKATDAEMCDIAAILGMYTLMSNKQYYDAICSGEICNTEGISSVVQPDKYKPVPDEPPNPTDVEETLKRIQNNDQALEEVNLNNMQDIEASTLIELCQAMKANTHVRSFSLVATRSGDPVANAVAEMLRENKNLQSLNIESNFISSSGLMAVLKAVRENSTLTELRMDNQRHWPGDAVEMEMAAMLEHCPAIVRFGYHFTQQGPRARAARAVTRNNELRRQQKKS; from the exons ATGTCATCCTATCAGAAGGAACTGGAGAAGTATCGGGACATTGATGAGGATGAAATTCTGAGAGGCCTCAGCCCTGAGGAGCTGGAACAGCTGGACTATGAGCTACAGGAAATGGATCCTGAG AACATGCTCCTGCCAGCCGGGCTAAGGCAGCGTGACCAGACCAAGAAGAGCCCCACGGGGCCCCTGGACCGGGAAGCCCTGATGCAGCACCTGGAACGGCAGGCCCTGGAGACTAAGGAGCGGGATGACCTGGTGCCCTTCACGGGAGAGAAGAAGG GGAAACCATTCATCCAGCCCAAGAGGGAAATCCCTGTGGAAGAACAGATCACTTTGGAGCCTGAGCTGGAAGAGGCTTTGGCCAAGGCCACAGATGCTGAAATGTGTGACATTGCAG CCATTCTGGGCATGTACACACTGATGAGTAACAAGCAGTACTATGATGCCATCTGCAGTGGAGAAATCTGCAACACCGAGGGCATCTCCA gTGTGGTACAGCCTGACAAATACAAGCCAGTCCCAGATGAACCACCAAATCCTACGGACGTGGAGGAGACGctgaagagaattcagaacaatGACCAGGCGCTGGAGGAAGTGAACCTCAACAACATGCAG GACATTGAAGCATCCACTCTGATTGAGCTGTGCCAGGCGATGAAGGCGAATACCCACGTCCGGAGCTTCAGTCTGGTGGCTACACGAAGCGGTGACCCTGTAGCCAAT GCTGTAGCGGAGATGCTGCGAGAGAACAAGAACCTTCAGAGCCTCAACATCGAGTCCAACTTCATCAGCAGTTCGGGGCTCATGGCCGTGCTAAAGGCTGTTCGGGAGAATTCCACACTCACTGAGCTAAGGATGGATAACCAG CGTCACTGGCCAGGGGATGCTGTAGAGATGGAAATGGCTGCCATGCTGGAGCACTGCCCAGCCATCGTACGATTCGGATACCACTTCACACAGCAAGGACCTCGGGCTCGGGCAGCTCGAGCAGTGACCCGGAACAACGAATTAC GTCGGCAGCAGAAGAAGTCATAA
- the SCNM1 gene encoding sodium channel modifier 1 yields MSFKREGDDWSQLNVLKKRRVGDLLASYIPEDEALMLRDGRFACAVCPHRPVLDTLTMLTAHRAGKRHVASLQDFYGKKQQWKGEEQSPKPQQEWSSEKTGSQAPLLTQTRLITQSALRRAPSYNSCCRKQKNRPESPSPSAPTFPSKPPQTEASSEQKASRAPKSGSDRRTRKGSAAAPAPVPLSPTRRRALDHYLSLRSSGWIQDGRGQWVKDKNVEFDSDEEEPPDLPLD; encoded by the exons ATGTCCTTCAAAAGGGAGGGGGACGACTGGAGCCAACTCAATGTGCTCAAG AAGCGCAGAGTCGGGGACCTGCTGGCCAGTTATATCCCAGAAGATGAGGCGCTGATGCTCCGGGATGGACg GTTTGCCTGCGCTGTCTGTCCCCACCGGCCGGTATTGGACACACTGACCATGCTGACTGCTCACCGGGCAGGGAAGAGGCACGTGGCCA GCCTGCAAGATTTCTATGGCAAAAAGCAGCAGTGGAAAGGAGAAGAACAGAGTCCGAAGCCGCAGCAAGAATGGAGCTCGGAGAAGACAGGGAGCCAG GCTCCTCTGCTGACCCAGACCCGGCTAATCACTCAGAGCGCCCTGCGCAGAGCCCCGAGTTACAACAGTTGCTGTCGAAAGCAGAAGAACAG ACCAGAATCTCCTTCGCCCTCAGCTCCTACCTTCCCATCCAAGCCCCCACAGACTGAGGCATCTTCGGAACAGAAGGCCAGCAGAGCACCCAAGTCTGGGAGTGATAGACGGACCCGGAAGGGATCAGCAGCAGCGCCAGCCCCCGTGCCCTTGAGTCCTACCCGACGAAGGGCGTTGGACCATTATCTGAGCCTGCGCAG CTCGGGGTGGATCCAGGATGGAAGAGGTCAATGGGTAAAGGACAAGAATGTGGAGTTCGATTCTGATGAAGAGGAACCCCCGGATCTCCCCTTGGATTGA
- the TMOD4 gene encoding tropomodulin-4 isoform X1, whose product MSSYQKELEKYRDIDEDEILRGLSPEELEQLDYELQEMDPENMLLPAGLRQRDQTKKSPTGPLDREALMQHLERQALETKERDDLVPFTGEKKGRGTSAGCSASHPAATVFCITRTPVPLSPSSPAYPLASPIVQPLHTSRALSSAPSWGLEEEESQHLDLEFPPLIPVETQNPLSPARPSFLSAQCPSPESQQLDILALPPPYHPGFGPCTRPARRPRPLQDLWAHDSHSLGVGEEDQGGRKPRIWLENAFLLIVFPLPGKPFIQPKREIPVEEQITLEPELEEALAKATDAEMCDIAAILGMYTLMSNKQYYDAICSGEICNTEGISSVVQPDKYKPVPDEPPNPTDVEETLKRIQNNDQALEEVNLNNMQDIEASTLIELCQAMKANTHVRSFSLVATRSGDPVANAVAEMLRENKNLQSLNIESNFISSSGLMAVLKAVRENSTLTELRMDNQRHWPGDAVEMEMAAMLEHCPAIVRFGYHFTQQGPRARAARAVTRNNELRRQQKKS is encoded by the exons ATGTCATCCTATCAGAAGGAACTGGAGAAGTATCGGGACATTGATGAGGATGAAATTCTGAGAGGCCTCAGCCCTGAGGAGCTGGAACAGCTGGACTATGAGCTACAGGAAATGGATCCTGAG AACATGCTCCTGCCAGCCGGGCTAAGGCAGCGTGACCAGACCAAGAAGAGCCCCACGGGGCCCCTGGACCGGGAAGCCCTGATGCAGCACCTGGAACGGCAGGCCCTGGAGACTAAGGAGCGGGATGACCTGGTGCCCTTCACGGGAGAGAAGAAGGGTAGAGGAACCTCGGCGGGGTGCTCGGCCTCTCACCCTGCTGCCACCGTGTTCTGTATCACCCGCACCCCTGTTCCCCTGTCTCCCTCCAGCCCGGCGTACCCGCTTGCCAGCCCCATTGTCCAGCCACTCCACACTTCTAGGGCTCTGTCAAGTGCCCCCTCCTGGGGGCTGGAGGAAGAGGAGTCCCAGCATCTGGACCTTGAGTTCCCCCCACTCATTCCCGTAGAGACGCAGAACCCCCTTTCCCCCGCCAGGCCATCTTTCCTCTCAGCTCAGTGCCCCAGCCCAGAGTCCCAGCAGCTTGACATCCTGGCACTTCCTCCTCCGTACCACCCAGGGTTTGGGCCTTGTACCCGGCCTGCCAGGAGACCCAGACCTCTGCAGGACCTCTGGGCCCATGACAGCCACAGTCTGGGAGTGGGTGAGGAGGATCAGGGCGGCAGGAAGCCAAGGATATGGTTGGAAAATGCTTTTTTGCTAATTGTCTTCCCTCTACCAGGGAAACCATTCATCCAGCCCAAGAGGGAAATCCCTGTGGAAGAACAGATCACTTTGGAGCCTGAGCTGGAAGAGGCTTTGGCCAAGGCCACAGATGCTGAAATGTGTGACATTGCAG CCATTCTGGGCATGTACACACTGATGAGTAACAAGCAGTACTATGATGCCATCTGCAGTGGAGAAATCTGCAACACCGAGGGCATCTCCA gTGTGGTACAGCCTGACAAATACAAGCCAGTCCCAGATGAACCACCAAATCCTACGGACGTGGAGGAGACGctgaagagaattcagaacaatGACCAGGCGCTGGAGGAAGTGAACCTCAACAACATGCAG GACATTGAAGCATCCACTCTGATTGAGCTGTGCCAGGCGATGAAGGCGAATACCCACGTCCGGAGCTTCAGTCTGGTGGCTACACGAAGCGGTGACCCTGTAGCCAAT GCTGTAGCGGAGATGCTGCGAGAGAACAAGAACCTTCAGAGCCTCAACATCGAGTCCAACTTCATCAGCAGTTCGGGGCTCATGGCCGTGCTAAAGGCTGTTCGGGAGAATTCCACACTCACTGAGCTAAGGATGGATAACCAG CGTCACTGGCCAGGGGATGCTGTAGAGATGGAAATGGCTGCCATGCTGGAGCACTGCCCAGCCATCGTACGATTCGGATACCACTTCACACAGCAAGGACCTCGGGCTCGGGCAGCTCGAGCAGTGACCCGGAACAACGAATTAC GTCGGCAGCAGAAGAAGTCATAA